From a region of the Bacteroidales bacterium genome:
- the infC gene encoding translation initiation factor IF-3 has translation MQRPHQRNNRRQNEDLHKINGAITAPVVRLVGDNVTPDIYNLRDAIRLSDELGLDLIEISPTANPPVCKIADYQKFLYDLKKKEKERKAKSTKVEVKEIRLGPNTDDHDFEFKLKHAMKFLASGCKVKVDVFFRGRSIVYKDQGEIILLKFAQQLEEYGKVESMPKLEGKRMIMMLAPLAKKK, from the coding sequence GTGCAAAGACCACATCAAAGAAACAACAGAAGACAAAATGAAGATCTTCACAAGATCAACGGAGCAATTACTGCTCCTGTTGTTCGTTTAGTAGGTGATAATGTAACACCGGATATTTATAATTTAAGAGATGCAATTAGACTATCCGATGAATTAGGTTTAGATTTAATTGAGATATCACCGACGGCAAATCCGCCTGTATGTAAAATCGCTGATTATCAAAAATTTCTTTATGATTTAAAGAAAAAAGAAAAAGAGAGAAAAGCAAAATCAACAAAAGTTGAAGTAAAGGAAATTCGTTTGGGTCCTAATACGGATGATCATGACTTTGAGTTTAAATTGAAACATGCAATGAAGTTTTTGGCATCTGGGTGTAAAGTAAAAGTAGATGTATTTTTTAGAGGTAGATCTATTGTTTACAAGGATCAAGGCGAGATAATTCTTTTGAAATTTGCACAACAGCTTGAAGAATACGGCAAAGTAGAATCGATGCCGAAACTGGAAGGTAAAAGAATGATTATGATGCTTGCACCTTTAGCTAAGAAAAAATAA